The Stackebrandtia nassauensis DSM 44728 genome includes the window ACGTATCGGCCCGCGCAGCCGGTCCTGTCGATTCCGTTGGGCCCCACCGGCGGCGTGACGTACATACCCGACGCCGGGATCCTGGACGGCGACGCCACGGCCGAGATCAAGGGCGGTGACCTGTTCGTCGGGCGTTACGCGGCGATGTTCGGGTTGTCCGGCTGAGGGCCGGTGATCTTGGCGCGAATGGTGTCGTGCCAGGACTTCAGGAAGGCCGGGTATCCGGCGGCGAACGCGTCGAGTTCGGCGCGGCCGGACTCGGACAGTGCGGTCAGGTCGTAGGACACGGTCACGGTACTGCCGCCGGGTGCCTCCCGCAGCAAGACGGCGACGGTACCGGCGCGATTGCCCACAGTGGTGCGGGCGTAGGAGATCGCGCGGCCGGGTTCGCGGTCGAGGACGACCCACACGGTGTGCTCGCCGTGGGCGTTGGTCTCGAAGACGGTGCCGGGCTGGGTGTCGTCGTCCGGGTTGTCGGGGAAGTGCGGGACCCAGCCGTCCACCCAGTCCTGTTCGCCGCGGGGCGTGAACAGCCGGAAGGCTTGCGCGGGCGGCAAAGCCACCTCGATGGAACCGGTGAGCCGGTGGCGGACGGTCGTCATCTCCCGAGCGTATCGGGGGTGATCGGGGGCGGGGGCGGAACCGTCGGCTCCGCCCCGGTGGCGGCTAGGCGCGGTGGTACTGGATCGGCGCGGACACTTCGGCGCCGAGTTCCTTGGCGGCGTGGCGAACCCAGTACGGGTCGCGCAGCAGTTCCCGGCCCAGCAGGACGGCGTCGGCCTTGCCGGAGGCGACGATGTCCTCGGCCTGGTGGGCTTCGGTGATCAGGCCGACGGCCGCGACCGGCAGTCCGGTCTCGGCGCGAATCCGCTCGGCGAACGGCACCTGGTAGCCGGGCCCGGTCACGATCTTGGCGTCGGGGACGTTGCCGCCGGTCGACACGTCCAGCAGGTCCACGCCGTGCGCCTGGAGTTCCTTGGCGAACCGCACCGTGTCGTCGGCGGTCCAGCCCTCGCGGTCGTCCTCGGGGTCCTCGGCCAGCCAGTCCGTGGCCGACAACCGGAACAGCACCGGCAGCTCCTCGGGCCACACCGCCCGGACGGCGTCGACGACGTCGAGCGCGAACCGGATCCGGCCTTCGAACGAGCCGCCGTATGCGTCGGTGCGGTGGTTGCTGTACGGCGACAGGAACTGGTGCACCAGGTAGCCGTGGGCGCCGTGGATCTCGGCGACCTCGAAACCGGCGGCCAGCGCCCGCCGGGCGGCGTCGGCGAACTGGCCGACGATCTCGCCGATCGCCTCGATGGTCAGCTCGACCGGGGTCGTGTAGCCGTCGCTGAACGGGATCGGGCTGGGGCCCAACGGGATCCAGCCCAGTGGCTCATCAGGACCGATCGGCCGTCCACGATCGACCCAGGTGCGTTCGGTGGAGGCCTTGCGGCCCGCGTGCGCCAGCTGGATTCCCGGGACCGTCCCCTGTGCCTTAAGGAAGCCGGTGACGCGCTGGAAGGCCGCGACCTGGGTGTCGTTCCAGATGCCCAGGTCGTAGGGCGAGATGCGTCCTTCGGGGCTGACGGCCGTGGCCTCGGTGAGGATCAGCCCGGTCCCGCCGACGGCGCGGGCGGCGAGGTGGGCGAAGTGCCAGTCCGACGCGACGCCCGGGGCGGCTTCGGGTTCGGCGCTGTACTGGCACATCGACGCCATCCAGGCGCGGTTGGGGATGGTCAGCGACCTGAGGGTGTAGGGGGTGAACAGCGAACTCACGACGATCTCCTTGTGCGAGGCGGTGGCGCGAGGACCAAAATCATTGCAGACGCTTACTATTTATACACGCCGATAGTTGCACAGACAAATAGTTGCCGCGTTTCGGCAGCAACTTGCCGCATTCGCTGGTCAGCGTCGAGATCCGAGGTTATACGCGTCGCGGATCACATCGTAACTTTACCAACCGGTTGGTAAAGTAACTCCCATGAGACCAAGTTCCAAGACAGCGATACTCGAAGCCTCGCGGCGGGTCGCCGAGCGCAGTGGCATCGGCAGCCTGACCCTCGAGGCCGCCGCCCAGGAGGCGGGACTGAGCAAACCCGGACTGATGTACCACTTCGCGAGCAAGGAACAGCTGCGCGTCGCGGTGGCGGAGTACATCACCGAGGGCTGGCACCAGCAGATGCTCGCCGAGCTGGGCAAGCCGTTCGACGACGCCACCCCCGCCGAGCGGGTGGCCGCGTACTGCCGGGTCTTCACCACCCTGTCCACCGGGAAGGGCGACCTGGTGCTGTTCGTCGACTCCGTGCACGAGGAAGCCCTGATCGCGCCGTGGTGCGAACTGTTGCGGCACTGGCTGTCGGACTCGATTCCCCTCACGGACCCGGCCGACCCGGCGAGCATCGACCTCGTCGTCGCCCGGCTGGCCGCCGACGGACTGTGGATGGCCGACGCGAGTCAGACCACCGGCCTCGACGAGAACACCCGCGCGGCGGTCGTCGCCCGGATCCAGCAGCTGGCCACCGGGAAGGACGCGACGCGATGAACAAGTGGCTGATGCTGGGCATCGCGATCGCCCTGGAGGTCGGCGCGACGCTGTCGCTGCGGGCGATGTCGGGACTCGAACATCCCTGGTTCCTCGCGGCCGTGGTGGCCGGATACGTCGGGGCGTTCTACTTCGTGGCCAAGCTGCTGGAGACCGGCATGCAGGTCGGGGTGGCATACGGGGTGTGGGCCGCCAGCGGCGTCGCACTCACCGCGATCCTCGGATCGCTGCTGTTCGGCGACCCGCTGACCTGGCAGGTCGGGGCGGGCATCGGGCTGATCATCGGCGGGGTGCTGCTGGTGGAGATCGGCTCGCAGCGCGCCGAGGAAACCCGGGAAGTACTGACCCCCACCGGAGGTGAATGACCATGGCATGGCTGTTCCTGATCGCCGCCATCGCACTGGAGACCATCGCGACGCTGTCGATGAAGGCGTCGGAGGGTTTCACGAGGAAGGCGTGGATCGCGCCGGTCGCGATCGGCTACGTCGGCGCGTTCTCGTTGCTCGGTGCCGTTCTCGCGCAAGGGATGCCGGTGGGCGTGGCCTACGGGGTATGGGCCGCCAGCGGGGTCGCGCTGACGGCGGTCCTCGGACGCGTCATCTTCCGGGATCCGTTGACCTGGGTCATGGCCGCCGGAATCGCGCTTATCATCGGTGGCGTAATGGTGGTCGAGATCGGCGCGCAGGCGGCACACTGACGCTTTCGATCTCCTATGGATAAACCAATCAAAACGACGCTTTTCGATGAATTCCGCACTCAGGTCTTACAGTTGTGTCAATGTGTTCGCACATTTACCTTGACGAAAGGCACGCCATGTCGGTCACACCCGCCGCGAACAGTCAGTGGCCCACCGGCACCTTACTACACCACTTGTCCCCTTCGGACCGTCGAGAACTGATCTCCCTGGGCACCAAGAAATGGGTCCGTCCGGGAACGGTACTGCTGCGCGCCGGGGACACCGGCACCACGGCGATTCTGATCCTGCGCACCTTCGTCAAGGTGTCGATGCCGACGGCCAACGGCCACGAGACCCTGCTGTCGGTACGGGTTCCCGGTGACATCGTCGGCGAGATCTCGGTGCTCAACGACCAGCCCCGGACGGCGACGGCCACCACCTGCGGCACCGGACTGGTCAGCGTCATCCCGAGCCCCTCGCTGAAGGAGTTCATGTCGGAACGTCCGGCCGTCGGCGCCGAACTGGCCGGGACGGCGGCCGATCGGCTGCGCTGGACGAACGAACCCCGCGCGGACGTCGGCAGCCTCCCGGTGGTCGCCCGGCTGGCGCGGCTGCTGTCGGATCTGGCGATCCGGCACGGGGTCCGTACCGAGCAGGGCATCGAGATCAGCGTGATGTTGACGCAGTCCGAACTGGCCTCGCTGATCGGCGTGTCGGTGGTGACGGCGCAGCGCGCGATCAAGCGGCTGCGGGACCAGGGCGTGATCGAGACCGGATCCCAGCGGTTTCTGGTCACCGACCCACACCGTCTGGAGCTGGAGGCCGCTGCGCCGCCACGGTGACCATGGTTCCGGACGTGTCAGCCGGGATTCACCACTTGCGGAAGAAGTTTCGCAGCTCCTCGGTCAGCAGTCCGGGGACCTCCATGGCGGGGAAATGCCCGCCGTGGGGATATTCGGTCCACGAGGCCATCGACCCGGCCGGGTCCACTATTGACCGTATACTGTGGTCAGCGGCGAACACGGCGACGCCGGTCGGCGCGCCGGACGGGGGCGGAGCGTCGGTGTCGGAGTGCTGCGCCATCTGGGCGTATCCCCGCATGCCGTCGTAGGTGAAGTGGGCCGAGCTGGCTCCCGACTGGGTGAACCAGTACAGACTGACCAGGGTCAGCAGCTGTTCGCGGTCGACGGCCTCGTCGGGTAGTTCGGTCGCCGGGTCGGTCCATTCGGCGAACTTCTCCGCGATCCAGGCCAGCTGCCCGACCGGGGAGTCGTTGAGCGAGTAGCCGAGTGTCTGCGGCCGGGTGGCCTGGATCCGCAGGTAGCCGGTTCCGTCCTGCTGGAACTCGTTGAAGCGCTCGGCGCGATCGAGGTCGCCGCCGCTGAGCCCGGCGGTGTCGATCGGGGGTCCGAAGGGGAACGGCGCCGGTCCGGCGACGTGTCCGGCGATCAGGTGTTCGGCGTCCAGCATGGACAGCATGGTCGTGACCCCGGCTCCGGCGTCGCTGCCGTGGGCGGCGTAGCGGTCGTAGCCCAGCCGTTCCATCAGCTGCTTCCACGCCGAGGCGACCTGGAACAGGTTGCCCCAGCCGGGCCGCGACATCGGGTTGGAGAACCCGAAGCCCGGCAGCGACGGGATCACCAGGTGGAACGCGTCGGCGGGGTCGGCGCCGTGGGCGCGGGGGTCGGTGAGCGGGCCGACGATCCCGGTGAACTCCACGAAGGACGACGGCCAGCCGTGGGTCAGCAGCAGCGGGGTGGCGTCGGCCTCGGCGGAGCGGATGTGCAGGAAGTGGATGGTCTGGCCGTCGATCTCGGTGCGGAACTGCGGGAAGGCGTTGAGCCGGGACTCGGCGGCGCGCCAGTCGTATTCCTTGCGCCAGTGGTCGACCAGGCCCTTGAGGTACTCGGGTGGCACGCCGCGGTCCCAGCCGATGCCCGACGGGTTGGCCTCGGGCCACCGGGTGCGATCGAGCCGGGAGGCCAGGTCGTCGATCTCGGACTGGGGAATGTCGATGCGAAAGGGGTGAACACTCATGTGAAGTCTCCTTCGGACACCGGCCGGTGCCGGGTGTCGGAGCTGAGTGTCACCGGGGACGGTCCCGGGCGCGAAGCAAGCCGAACGAAACCGAACGGCTGGTAACTCGGTAAGTCCCGCTGCCGCAGGCTCTCCCACCAGGTGGCCAGGAGCGCCGCCAGTTGTTCGCGCTGTGGCTCGTCCAGACCGTCCAGCAGGTCGTCCTCGGAGACGAGGATGTCGTCCACGAGCGATTCGACGAGCGCGTGACCGGCTTCGGTGAGCGTCACCTCGACGCTGCGGGCCCGGGTGGTGGAGCGGGCCCGGGTCACCAGGCCCTCGCGTTCGGCGCGGGCGACGCGCTGCGAGATGGCGCCCGCAGTGACCAGGGTCGCCTCGGCGAGCTGGCGGGTGGTCATGGTGTACGGGGTTCCGCTGCGGCGCAGGGTGGACAGCAGATCGAGGGTGGCCGCGTCGGCCCCGGCGCGGGTCAGCAGGGCGCGGCGGTGGTCGGCCAGTCGCTTGGCGATCCGCCACAGCGGGGTGATGACCCGGATGGAGCCGACCGGGGCGCCGGGACGTTCGCGGGTCCAGGCCGCGGCGATGTCCTCGGCGGGCAGCGCGGCATGCTGGTCGAGTGGGTAGGAGTCGGTCATGGTCCACCTGCGTGTTAGGTTTAGATCTAAATTTAGACCTAAACGAGCTTGGGAGGACATTCTATGTCTCGCATCGTCATCGTCACCGGCGGCGGCACCGGTATCGGCCGCGCGGTCGCGGCCCGGTTCGCCGAGGCGGGCGACAGCGTCGTCATCACCGGACGACGCCAGGCCGTCCTGGACAAGACCGTCGCCGACCTGGGCGGCGACATCCGCGCGATCACCTGCGACCACACCGATCCCGAGCAGCTGGCCGCGCTGGCGGCCGCACTGCCCGAGCGGGTGGACGTCCTGGTCAACAACGCCGGCGGCAACACCGACATCGGCACCGAGACCCCCAGCGGGCTGGCCGGACTGGGCCGGGCCTGGCTCGCGAACCTGGACACCAACCTGATCAGCGCCGCCCTGACCACCGAGGCGATCGGCGAGCGGCTCGGCTCCGGCGGCAGCGTCATCCACATCGGATCGATCGCCGCCGACAAGGGCAACGGATTCTACGGCGCCGCCAAGGCGGGGCTGGCGTCCTGGAACATCGGCCTGGCACGCGAACTGGGTACCCGCGACATCACGTCCAATGTGATCTCACCGGGGTACATCAGCGAGACCGAGTTCTTCGGCGACGTCATGACCGAGCAGCGCCGCGCCGCGCTGATCGAGGCGACCTTCGTCAAGCGGGTCGGAATACCCGCCGACATCGCCGGTGCCGCCTGGTTCCTGGCCTCCCCCGACGCCCGCTACGTCACCGGTCAGACCCTCAACGTCAACGGCGGAGCCTGGTCGAGCCGCTGATCACAGCTCCACGAAGTCCCCGATCGGGATGCGGTGGTACTCGGCACGGGATTCCTCGTCGAACCACGAGTCGACGATCCCCCAGCCCAACTCGCTGAGGTAGGCGTCGTGGACGGGGTGGATCCGGCGGGGTGCCACCGCGCGGGCGAAGTCCAGTGCCTCGGCGAGCTTCAACCAGGGAGCCGCGGCGGGCAGCAGCAGCGTGTCCACAGGGGTGCCGGGCGGGTGTAGCGCATCGCCCGGGTGGTACAGCGCCCCGGACGGTGTGTCCACGATGAACCCGAGGTTGGCGCAGTCGGGAAATCCCTCGTAGACCTCAGCGTGGCGGCCCCCGGCAGCGCGCACCCGGAATCCGGCCGCCTCGAAGGAATCCCCCGGCGCCACGGCGGTCGCGGCGACGTCGAGTTCGCCGACCACGTCGGCGTGGGTGAAGATCCGCAGTTCGGGGTCGGCCCGCACCGCGGCCGACAGCTTGTCCACGTCCAGGTGGTCGGGGTGGGCGTGCGTCACCAACACCGCGTCCGCCCCGGCCAGACTCTCCGGTTCGCTGAACACACCCGGGTCGATGACCAGTGTGCTGGCTCCATCCTCGACCCGCACGCAGGCGTGGGTGAACTTCGTCAGTCTCATGAGCCGATCCTAGGCACGTCGCTCGAATACGAGAGAAATTCATCCGAACGCCGGTTGTGCGGACCCGGTCACGGGCGCACAATCCCATCGTATGGAGTTGCTATGCACGGTTTATCCGGTGGGTGATCTCGAAACCGCCGCAGCGCACTATCTCAACCTGGGATTCCGGGACGTCGCCCGTCCCGACCACGACACGATCCTGTTGGCGGCCGACGAGTCCCCGTATGTCGACGTGATGCTCGAACGCCATCCGGTGGAGGCGCACCTGGGCAGCGGGCCGGTGTTCCGCATCGAGGACGTCGAGGGGATGCACGCCTCCCAACCGGATCTCAACTGGGTGGGCCAGCCGGTCGACATCCCGACCGGGAAGTACGCGATCTTCCGGGACCCGGACGGCAACCCGATCCGGGTCGTCGACTTCACCGCCGACAGCGGCCGGTTCGCCAGTCTGTTCCGACCCCGGCACTGACCGAGGCGACGATCCGAGCACGGAAAATCATGGCGGAAATGATCTTCCCAAGCCGTCGGGGACCGGGTTAAGCTCCCCCTCTGTTGCCCGGCAGGAAGGATCTCGCTGATGTCTGCTGTGACGATCGCGGTGGTGGGGGCCGGTGGACGCGGAACGACCTACGCGTCCTGGGCCCTCGACAACCCCGACAAGGCGCGGGTGGTGGCCATCGCCGAACCCCGAACCGAAGTGCGGGAACAGTTCGCGCGACAGCACGGTATCGACGAGGCGAACCAGTTCAACAGCTGGCGCGACCTCGCCGAAGCGGGACGGGTCGCCGACGCGGTGCTGATCTGCACCCAGGACCGCATGCACACCGAGCCCGCGATCGCCTTCGCCGACGCGGGCTGGCACGTGCTGCTGGAGAAACCGATGGCGCCCACCCCTGACGAGTGCGAGAAGATCGTGCACGCCGCCCACCGGGGCGGCGGGATCTTCGCGGTGTGCCACGTGCTGCGGTACACGCCCTACACCAAGGCGTTCAAGGAGACCGTGGACTCCGGGGCCATCGGGGACATCGTCTCGGTGCAGCACCTGGAACCGGTCGGGTTCTGGCACTTCGCGCATTCCTATGTGCGCGGTCCGTGGCGCAACGAGGCCGAGTCCTCGTCGATGCTGCTGGCCAAGTCCTGTCACGACCTGGACTGGCTGCGGCACGTGGTGGGACGGCCGTTCAAGCGGGTGTCCAGCTTCGGCAGCCTGCGGCACTTCCGGCCCGAGAACGCCCCGGCCAAGGCGACCACGCGGTGCACCTCCTGCCCCGTCGAACCCGACTGCGCGTACTCGGCCACCCGCATCTACGCCGCCGGACTCCGGGAACGGACCTTCACCATCCGCCACCTCGTGGACGTGCTGGAGGAGGCGAAGCTGGAGAAGGCGCTGCAGGACGGCCCGTACGGCGCCTGCGTCTACCACACCGACAACGACGTGGTCGACAACCAGGTCGTCAACATGGAGTTCGACAACGGTGTCACCGGCACCTTCACCGTCACCGCGTTCACGCCGTTCGAGGACCGCAAGACCCGGATCTTCGGCTCCCACGGCATGATCGAGGGCGACGGCCAGGAGATCCGGGTGTTCGACTTCAACACCGAGAAGACCACGATCTCCAAGGTCAAGGCGATCGGCGGGGTCGGTGCCGGAGCCGGGCACGGCGGCGGTGACGCCGCGCTGATCGAGACCTTCTGCCGGGCGGTCGCCGAGAACGACCAGTCGATAGTCCTATCGGGACCGAACGAGTCGCTGGAGACCCACCTCGTCGTGTTCGCCGCCGAGCGGGCTCGACTGGAGGGCACTGTGGAACCGGTCGTGTAGCCCGCGCGGCTCACGCTCTAAAGTGAACCAGGGCCGGATGTCGCCGGGGACGAGACTCACGGCGAACAACCCGGTCGCGGCCTCGTCCGACAGCCACGCGACCAACTGAGCGCGGGCCAGCTCGGTGACCTCGTCGGCGTCGAAACCGTTGTCGTGCCGCCATTCCCGGCACAACACCACCCCGTCGGCGTTCGTGGCGGTCAGCGTCAGCCGCGCGAAACCGGCGGCCCGCACGGCGAACAGGCGGTCCAGTTGCACCGCCAGCGCGCGGGCGGTGAACGCCGCCACGGTCGCGTGCCGCACCGGCGGGTCACAGTCGACACTCACCGTCAGCCCTGACGCTTCTTGTCCGCAACCGGATGACATCCATGCCCTTCTATCGCTGTTTCGGTTGGCGCGGGCCTGGGTAGCCCAGAAAAATATCGGGACAGGGTCGTCAGAATGGATGGCAGGAAACGACGACCCTGCCCCGGCGGAAGCCCGGTCGGTGCACAGGGGAGACACCGACACCGGCTCACGCGAAGCCCGACGGGCGGGGCGGGAGTGTCAGGGAAACCCCGCCCGTCGAGACGTTCAACTCAGCGAAGGCCGATGAGATCGGTGACGACGCTGACGAAATGGTCCGCGTCGCGCAGCAGGTCATCGGCTTCGCGGGCGGTGACGACGCTGGCCACTCCGGCCTGCGCCATCGTGCGTTTGCGGGCGGTGGCGGCGAAGAACTCCGCCCATTCCCGCAGTTCCGGGGCCACCTGGATCAGCAGGCTCCACACGTTGGTGACCTGGCTGCGGTGACCGGCCACCGGACGGGCCCTGATCGCCAGGACCGCCGCCGCCGCACGCAGGGCCGCCAGGTGGGCGGTGGCGTAGCGGGGGCCGTCGTGCGGCTCCTCGGCGGCCTCAGCGAGGCCCTGCCGGGCCAGGATCAGCAGTTCCAGCGGGGAGCGGTTCGGCATGCTGCGTGCGGGAATCGCCTTCCGATCTCGGTCGGTGGTCGTCTGCGCCGGGATCTCGGGCAGCCGTTGCGAAGGCCGCTGCGGCAGGGGTCTCGTGGACGCCACGTCGGTGTCCGAGGTCAAGGTCGCCAGCATTGTCTTCCCCTTTAATGGCGAGTGATGCGTTGTCCGGTCGGAGCCGCCGCTTCCCCGGGGTCGGTGGGAGGGGGAGCGACGGCTCGTTCCGGGTGTTCGAACAGACGATCTTGCGAACGCCCGTTCGAACACTCGAATAGTAAACCTTGACCCCGACACTTCCGCAAGGGGTTCTCGGATATTTGTTCGAATAACTCCGAACGGGTGAACCGGGGCGTCCGACGGCTATTTGCGCAGCGCAGCCGACAACACGATCGCCAGCTGTACGAAACCGAGCACCGCCAGCAGCAGCCAGGCGGTGGCCGCCATCGTCAGGATGCCGGTCGTCAGCCCCGCCGTCATCGACGTGGACGTCAGCGCCACCGCGCCCGAGACGCCGTAACCGGCCAGCGCCGTCAGTGCCCGTCCCGGACGTTCGCCCAAAGTGGAGATGCCGATGTCGCGCAGCCCGGCGATCTGGCCCCGGGCCCGGATGTACTCGTGTCCCAAGGAGAGCGCCCCGGCGGCGATGACCACTCCGGGCGGCACCCCGAGCTTCCAGAATCCGTACAGCCACGCCGCTTCGGTGAGCCGGGCCGACAGCGGCACGAAGACGAGGCTGCGGCGGCTGGCCTGCACCACAGGGGACACCGCCATCGAGTAGAGCCGGTCGCAGCCCACGGTGATGAGCACCAGGAACGCTCCGGCCGCGATCCACTTCTCCCCCTCCTTGGCCACGATGGGAGAGGCGACACCACAGACCAGACCAACGGACACCACAGTGGTGGGTGTAATCCGGAGCGTTGTCAGCGCACGGTTGGTCCATCCTGCGCCCTGCGCCTGCGAATTCACACGCAAATATCTAACAGACTCCCGCCGGGGTGCGGGAATCAGGTACACCGCAACGGTTCGGGCTCGAACTGATATACGACGTCGCCTCAGTGCGCGATGACGTCGTCCAGCGACGGGTACCGCGACGGCGGCAGCGCCACTTCGGCCTGGCAGCCAAGGGTTTCGCACTCGCACGCGAAGGTCACCGGCGGCGGATCCTCAGGGGCGGCGTCGCCCAGCGACTCCAGGAACATCGTCACGGCCGTGTGGGTCTCGGTGTTCTCGGCGCGCCGCAACCGGGAGCGCTCGGCGCCGTCGCGGGCGCGCGGACCGGCGGCCAGGACGTCGGCGAAGTGCTCGCTCAGCCTGT containing:
- a CDS encoding MarR family winged helix-turn-helix transcriptional regulator, translating into MTDSYPLDQHAALPAEDIAAAWTRERPGAPVGSIRVITPLWRIAKRLADHRRALLTRAGADAATLDLLSTLRRSGTPYTMTTRQLAEATLVTAGAISQRVARAEREGLVTRARSTTRARSVEVTLTEAGHALVESLVDDILVSEDDLLDGLDEPQREQLAALLATWWESLRQRDLPSYQPFGFVRLASRPGPSPVTLSSDTRHRPVSEGDFT
- a CDS encoding VOC family protein, whose product is MGDLETAAAHYLNLGFRDVARPDHDTILLAADESPYVDVMLERHPVEAHLGSGPVFRIEDVEGMHASQPDLNWVGQPVDIPTGKYAIFRDPDGNPIRVVDFTADSGRFASLFRPRH
- a CDS encoding TetR/AcrR family transcriptional regulator gives rise to the protein MRPSSKTAILEASRRVAERSGIGSLTLEAAAQEAGLSKPGLMYHFASKEQLRVAVAEYITEGWHQQMLAELGKPFDDATPAERVAAYCRVFTTLSTGKGDLVLFVDSVHEEALIAPWCELLRHWLSDSIPLTDPADPASIDLVVARLAADGLWMADASQTTGLDENTRAAVVARIQQLATGKDATR
- a CDS encoding DMT family transporter, whose protein sequence is MAWLFLIAAIALETIATLSMKASEGFTRKAWIAPVAIGYVGAFSLLGAVLAQGMPVGVAYGVWAASGVALTAVLGRVIFRDPLTWVMAAGIALIIGGVMVVEIGAQAAH
- a CDS encoding epoxide hydrolase family protein, which codes for MSVHPFRIDIPQSEIDDLASRLDRTRWPEANPSGIGWDRGVPPEYLKGLVDHWRKEYDWRAAESRLNAFPQFRTEIDGQTIHFLHIRSAEADATPLLLTHGWPSSFVEFTGIVGPLTDPRAHGADPADAFHLVIPSLPGFGFSNPMSRPGWGNLFQVASAWKQLMERLGYDRYAAHGSDAGAGVTTMLSMLDAEHLIAGHVAGPAPFPFGPPIDTAGLSGGDLDRAERFNEFQQDGTGYLRIQATRPQTLGYSLNDSPVGQLAWIAEKFAEWTDPATELPDEAVDREQLLTLVSLYWFTQSGASSAHFTYDGMRGYAQMAQHSDTDAPPPSGAPTGVAVFAADHSIRSIVDPAGSMASWTEYPHGGHFPAMEVPGLLTEELRNFFRKW
- a CDS encoding Gfo/Idh/MocA family protein gives rise to the protein MSAVTIAVVGAGGRGTTYASWALDNPDKARVVAIAEPRTEVREQFARQHGIDEANQFNSWRDLAEAGRVADAVLICTQDRMHTEPAIAFADAGWHVLLEKPMAPTPDECEKIVHAAHRGGGIFAVCHVLRYTPYTKAFKETVDSGAIGDIVSVQHLEPVGFWHFAHSYVRGPWRNEAESSSMLLAKSCHDLDWLRHVVGRPFKRVSSFGSLRHFRPENAPAKATTRCTSCPVEPDCAYSATRIYAAGLRERTFTIRHLVDVLEEAKLEKALQDGPYGACVYHTDNDVVDNQVVNMEFDNGVTGTFTVTAFTPFEDRKTRIFGSHGMIEGDGQEIRVFDFNTEKTTISKVKAIGGVGAGAGHGGGDAALIETFCRAVAENDQSIVLSGPNESLETHLVVFAAERARLEGTVEPVV
- a CDS encoding SRPBCC family protein, whose amino-acid sequence is MTTVRHRLTGSIEVALPPAQAFRLFTPRGEQDWVDGWVPHFPDNPDDDTQPGTVFETNAHGEHTVWVVLDREPGRAISYARTTVGNRAGTVAVLLREAPGGSTVTVSYDLTALSESGRAELDAFAAGYPAFLKSWHDTIRAKITGPQPDNPNIAA
- a CDS encoding DMT family transporter — its product is MNKWLMLGIAIALEVGATLSLRAMSGLEHPWFLAAVVAGYVGAFYFVAKLLETGMQVGVAYGVWAASGVALTAILGSLLFGDPLTWQVGAGIGLIIGGVLLVEIGSQRAEETREVLTPTGGE
- a CDS encoding MBL fold metallo-hydrolase: MRLTKFTHACVRVEDGASTLVIDPGVFSEPESLAGADAVLVTHAHPDHLDVDKLSAAVRADPELRIFTHADVVGELDVAATAVAPGDSFEAAGFRVRAAGGRHAEVYEGFPDCANLGFIVDTPSGALYHPGDALHPPGTPVDTLLLPAAAPWLKLAEALDFARAVAPRRIHPVHDAYLSELGWGIVDSWFDEESRAEYHRIPIGDFVEL
- a CDS encoding NADH:flavin oxidoreductase/NADH oxidase; its protein translation is MSSLFTPYTLRSLTIPNRAWMASMCQYSAEPEAAPGVASDWHFAHLAARAVGGTGLILTEATAVSPEGRISPYDLGIWNDTQVAAFQRVTGFLKAQGTVPGIQLAHAGRKASTERTWVDRGRPIGPDEPLGWIPLGPSPIPFSDGYTTPVELTIEAIGEIVGQFADAARRALAAGFEVAEIHGAHGYLVHQFLSPYSNHRTDAYGGSFEGRIRFALDVVDAVRAVWPEELPVLFRLSATDWLAEDPEDDREGWTADDTVRFAKELQAHGVDLLDVSTGGNVPDAKIVTGPGYQVPFAERIRAETGLPVAAVGLITEAHQAEDIVASGKADAVLLGRELLRDPYWVRHAAKELGAEVSAPIQYHRA
- a CDS encoding SAV_6107 family HEPN domain-containing protein codes for the protein MPEIPAQTTTDRDRKAIPARSMPNRSPLELLILARQGLAEAAEEPHDGPRYATAHLAALRAAAAVLAIRARPVAGHRSQVTNVWSLLIQVAPELREWAEFFAATARKRTMAQAGVASVVTAREADDLLRDADHFVSVVTDLIGLR
- a CDS encoding Crp/Fnr family transcriptional regulator; protein product: MSPSDRRELISLGTKKWVRPGTVLLRAGDTGTTAILILRTFVKVSMPTANGHETLLSVRVPGDIVGEISVLNDQPRTATATTCGTGLVSVIPSPSLKEFMSERPAVGAELAGTAADRLRWTNEPRADVGSLPVVARLARLLSDLAIRHGVRTEQGIEISVMLTQSELASLIGVSVVTAQRAIKRLRDQGVIETGSQRFLVTDPHRLELEAAAPPR
- a CDS encoding SDR family NAD(P)-dependent oxidoreductase; its protein translation is MSRIVIVTGGGTGIGRAVAARFAEAGDSVVITGRRQAVLDKTVADLGGDIRAITCDHTDPEQLAALAAALPERVDVLVNNAGGNTDIGTETPSGLAGLGRAWLANLDTNLISAALTTEAIGERLGSGGSVIHIGSIAADKGNGFYGAAKAGLASWNIGLARELGTRDITSNVISPGYISETEFFGDVMTEQRRAALIEATFVKRVGIPADIAGAAWFLASPDARYVTGQTLNVNGGAWSSR